In the genome of Halobacterium noricense, one region contains:
- a CDS encoding 2-oxoacid:acceptor oxidoreductase subunit alpha: MTDDELIWRVAGGSGDGIDSTSQNFAKALMRSGLDVFTHRHYPSRIRGGHTYVEIRARDENVTSRGDGYNFLLALGDSFARNPSEHAVYGDEEVKPLSENLDDLREGGVIVYDEGLLDVEDVPNFEERAEENNWHVYPLDLRSLAKEHGREVMRNTAGVGATAALVDMDLDHIEDLMSDAMGGEILEQNLEVLHDAYEQVNEMDQSHDLTVPTGEHDEEQVLVSGSHGIAYAAIDAGCRFISGYPMTPWTDVFTIMTNLLPDMGGISEQVEDEIAAAALAVGASHSGVKSMSGSSGGGFALMSEPLGLAEMTETPLVLLEAMRAGPSTGMPTKPEQADLEHILYTSQGDSHRVAFGPSDPKECYEQTRTAFELAYDYQIPSIVVYDQKLSGEYRNVDASFFDRDPKPDLGSTLTEEEIAEAAHDETGKFERYQHDVEDGVSPRSIPGQSGGRYLASGNEHWPTGHIAEDPDNRVAQVERRLQKLDAIRDDLDECDQQVVYGDEDADFGLIAWGSQQGTVEEAVARMNDNGNDVKALGVSDLSPFPVEGVREFIESVDEAIVVEMSSTKQFRGLIQKELGNVDGKLSSLLKYNGNPFEPAEIVEAVELEQDGGGEPTAQTTLEPAAGD, encoded by the coding sequence ATGACTGATGACGAACTCATCTGGCGAGTGGCAGGGGGTTCCGGTGACGGAATCGACTCCACGAGTCAGAACTTTGCGAAGGCGTTGATGCGTTCAGGCCTCGACGTCTTCACGCACCGACACTACCCGTCCCGCATCCGCGGCGGCCACACGTACGTGGAGATTCGTGCGCGGGACGAGAACGTAACGTCACGCGGCGACGGTTACAACTTCCTGCTCGCGCTCGGGGACTCGTTCGCACGCAACCCCAGCGAGCACGCCGTCTACGGCGACGAGGAAGTGAAGCCGCTCTCCGAGAACCTCGACGACCTCCGCGAGGGCGGGGTCATCGTCTACGACGAGGGCCTCCTCGACGTAGAGGACGTCCCGAACTTCGAGGAGCGCGCCGAGGAGAACAACTGGCACGTCTATCCGCTTGACCTCCGGTCGCTCGCCAAGGAGCACGGCCGCGAGGTCATGCGCAACACCGCCGGCGTGGGTGCGACGGCCGCACTCGTCGACATGGACCTCGACCACATCGAGGACCTGATGTCGGACGCGATGGGCGGCGAGATTCTCGAACAGAATCTCGAAGTCCTCCACGACGCCTACGAGCAGGTCAACGAGATGGACCAATCCCACGACCTGACGGTGCCCACGGGCGAACACGACGAGGAGCAGGTCCTCGTCTCCGGCAGCCACGGCATCGCGTACGCGGCCATCGACGCCGGCTGTCGGTTCATCTCCGGCTACCCGATGACGCCGTGGACGGACGTGTTCACCATCATGACGAACCTCCTGCCGGACATGGGCGGCATCTCCGAGCAGGTCGAGGACGAAATCGCGGCGGCGGCGCTCGCGGTCGGCGCGAGCCACTCCGGCGTGAAGTCGATGTCCGGGTCCTCGGGCGGTGGCTTCGCGCTGATGAGCGAGCCGCTCGGTCTCGCGGAGATGACCGAGACGCCGCTGGTTCTGCTCGAAGCGATGCGCGCGGGTCCCTCCACGGGGATGCCGACGAAGCCCGAGCAGGCCGACCTCGAACACATCCTGTACACGAGTCAGGGTGACAGCCACCGCGTCGCCTTCGGGCCCAGCGACCCCAAGGAGTGCTACGAGCAGACGCGGACGGCGTTCGAGCTCGCCTACGACTATCAGATCCCGTCCATCGTGGTCTACGACCAGAAGCTCTCCGGCGAGTACCGGAACGTGGACGCGTCCTTCTTCGACCGCGACCCGAAGCCGGACCTCGGGAGTACGCTCACCGAGGAGGAGATCGCGGAGGCAGCCCACGACGAGACCGGGAAGTTCGAGCGCTACCAGCACGACGTCGAGGACGGCGTCAGTCCGCGCTCGATTCCCGGCCAGTCGGGCGGCCGCTACCTCGCGTCCGGCAACGAGCACTGGCCGACCGGCCACATCGCCGAAGACCCCGACAACCGCGTCGCGCAGGTCGAACGCCGGCTCCAGAAGCTCGACGCCATCCGCGACGACCTCGACGAGTGCGACCAGCAGGTCGTCTACGGCGACGAGGACGCGGACTTCGGGCTCATCGCCTGGGGCAGCCAGCAGGGCACCGTCGAGGAAGCCGTCGCACGCATGAACGACAACGGGAACGACGTGAAGGCGCTGGGCGTCAGCGACCTCTCCCCGTTCCCGGTCGAGGGCGTGCGGGAGTTCATCGAGAGCGTCGACGAAGCCATCGTCGTGGAGATGTCCTCGACGAAGCAGTTCCGCGGGCTCATCCAGAAGGAGCTCGGGAACGTCGACGGCAAGCTCTCCAGCCTCCTGAAGTACAACGGCAACCCGTTCGAGCCCGCCGAAATCGTCGAAGCGGTCGAGCTCGAACAGGACGGCGGCGGGGAACCGACCGCTCAGACTACCCTCGAACCTGCGGCAGGTGACTAA
- a CDS encoding acyl-CoA thioesterase — MTEFPFTTTVDVRYQDHDTLGHVNNAVYVTYLEEARVAYLAEHAGLSMENLSMVVAHLDVDFVEPVRHAESVEVAIDVTDVGGSSFTMAYEIRHEDSVAVEAESVQVTIDPDTGASHPVPKAWRAAFDGK, encoded by the coding sequence ATGACCGAGTTCCCGTTCACGACCACGGTCGACGTGCGCTACCAGGACCACGACACGCTCGGGCACGTGAACAACGCCGTCTACGTCACCTACCTGGAGGAAGCCCGCGTCGCGTACCTCGCGGAGCACGCGGGGCTGTCGATGGAGAACCTCTCGATGGTCGTCGCGCACCTCGACGTGGACTTCGTCGAGCCCGTCCGGCACGCCGAATCCGTCGAGGTCGCAATCGACGTCACGGACGTCGGCGGGTCGAGTTTCACGATGGCCTACGAGATTCGCCACGAGGACAGCGTCGCCGTCGAAGCCGAGTCCGTGCAGGTCACAATCGACCCGGACACCGGAGCGAGCCACCCGGTCCCGAAGGCGTGGCGGGCGGCGTTCGATGGGAAGTAG
- a CDS encoding DEAD/DEAH box helicase, with the protein MTDISKEAFHDALEAVGRPVATAAQVARELDCTQAAAADALAELAESGDVERADVENDPVVWYPRDWLELTDRERVVPFPDRREIVVDQPAQFTRAQLSRFAHLADTTRTGSYRYVVREEDVWAAPFESLDDLLAAMDRVLPRDCPGLKDWVEEQWTRATRFRLVTHEDGYVVLEAKTESLLGNVADQHLADDVIRAPISDTEAWVAENKVAELKRTLYEAGYPVQDERDLETGESLDVDLDLGLRDYQQDWVERFVDASSGVLVGPPGSGKTVAAMGVLEAVGGETLILVPSRELAAQWREELLAHTNLERDQIGEYHGGTKHVRPVTIATYQTAGMDRHRHVFDDREWGLVVYDEVHHIPAEVARRSADLQSKHRLGLTATPVREDDKEEDIYTLVGPPIGTDWDALFDAGYVAEPTVEIRYVPWRDDDARYEYAAESGHTRRRLAAENPAKDEEVQHLLRQHGDKQALVFVDYLEQGERLSAAIDAPFVSGETRHAEREALFDRFRTGALNTLVVSRIGDEGIDLPDAELAIVASGLGGSRRQGAQRAGRTMRPGGQSLLFVLATRGTEEEDDARSRMRHLAAKGVRVTESGSEQA; encoded by the coding sequence GTGACTGACATCTCCAAGGAGGCGTTCCACGACGCCCTCGAAGCCGTGGGTCGGCCCGTCGCGACCGCCGCGCAGGTCGCCCGGGAGCTCGACTGCACGCAGGCGGCGGCTGCCGACGCCCTCGCCGAACTCGCTGAATCGGGTGACGTGGAGCGCGCGGACGTGGAGAACGACCCGGTCGTGTGGTATCCGCGGGACTGGCTGGAACTGACGGACCGCGAGCGGGTCGTGCCGTTCCCGGACCGCCGGGAAATCGTCGTCGACCAGCCCGCGCAGTTCACGCGCGCCCAGTTGTCGAGGTTCGCGCACCTCGCGGACACCACTCGCACGGGCAGCTACCGGTACGTGGTGCGCGAGGAGGACGTGTGGGCGGCACCGTTCGAGAGCCTGGACGACTTGCTGGCGGCGATGGACCGCGTGCTCCCGCGGGACTGCCCCGGGCTGAAGGACTGGGTCGAAGAGCAGTGGACGCGCGCGACGCGCTTCCGGCTCGTCACGCACGAGGACGGCTACGTCGTCCTCGAAGCGAAGACCGAGAGCCTGCTCGGGAACGTCGCCGACCAGCACCTCGCCGACGACGTGATTCGCGCGCCCATCTCGGACACGGAGGCGTGGGTCGCCGAGAACAAGGTCGCGGAACTGAAGCGCACGCTCTACGAGGCCGGCTACCCCGTCCAGGACGAGCGCGACCTCGAGACCGGCGAATCCCTGGATGTCGACCTCGACCTCGGCCTCCGGGACTACCAGCAGGACTGGGTGGAGCGCTTCGTCGACGCGAGTTCGGGCGTGCTCGTCGGGCCGCCGGGCTCCGGGAAGACCGTCGCCGCGATGGGCGTGCTCGAAGCCGTCGGCGGCGAGACGCTGATTCTGGTGCCGAGTCGCGAACTCGCGGCGCAGTGGCGCGAGGAGTTGCTCGCGCACACGAACCTCGAACGCGACCAGATCGGGGAGTACCACGGCGGCACGAAGCACGTGCGCCCCGTCACCATCGCTACCTACCAGACCGCGGGGATGGACCGCCACCGCCACGTCTTCGACGACCGGGAGTGGGGGCTCGTCGTCTACGACGAAGTCCACCACATCCCCGCGGAGGTCGCGCGCCGGTCGGCGGACCTCCAGAGCAAGCACCGCCTCGGGCTCACCGCGACGCCGGTTCGCGAGGACGACAAGGAGGAGGACATCTACACGCTCGTCGGGCCGCCCATCGGCACCGATTGGGACGCGCTGTTCGACGCGGGCTACGTCGCCGAACCCACCGTCGAGATTCGGTACGTGCCGTGGCGCGACGACGACGCACGCTACGAGTACGCCGCCGAGAGCGGGCACACGCGCCGCCGGCTCGCCGCCGAGAACCCCGCGAAAGACGAGGAGGTGCAACACCTGCTGCGCCAGCACGGCGACAAGCAGGCGCTCGTGTTTGTGGACTACCTCGAACAGGGCGAACGGCTCTCGGCGGCCATCGACGCGCCGTTCGTCAGCGGGGAGACCCGCCACGCCGAACGGGAGGCGCTGTTCGACCGATTCCGCACGGGTGCGTTGAACACGCTCGTCGTCTCCCGCATCGGCGACGAGGGCATCGACCTGCCGGACGCCGAACTCGCCATCGTCGCCTCGGGGCTGGGCGGCAGCCGCCGGCAGGGTGCCCAGCGCGCCGGCCGGACGATGCGTCCGGGTGGCCAGTCGCTTTTGTTCGTGCTCGCGACGCGCGGGACCGAGGAGGAGGACGACGCCCGCAGCCGGATGCGTCACCTCGCCGCGAAGGGCGTCCGCGTCACGGAGTCCGGCAGCGAGCAGGCCTGA
- the lrpA1 gene encoding HTH-type transcriptional regulator LrpA1 → MSTESTEDRILAALEEDAQASYADIAARADVSKPTVRKYIDKLEDEGVIVGYSADVDPKKLSGQSIALVGIDVASERYVEATRDLKDLEAVHALYTSSGDHMLMAEVRAADGDALGEVISDGIHGIDGVTAAHPSFLQERLK, encoded by the coding sequence GTGAGCACCGAATCGACGGAAGACCGAATCCTCGCCGCGCTCGAGGAGGACGCGCAGGCGTCGTACGCCGACATCGCCGCCCGCGCGGACGTCTCGAAGCCGACGGTCCGGAAGTACATCGACAAACTCGAAGACGAAGGCGTCATCGTCGGCTACTCCGCGGACGTCGACCCGAAGAAACTCTCCGGGCAGTCCATCGCGCTCGTGGGCATCGACGTGGCCTCCGAGCGGTACGTGGAGGCGACGCGCGACCTGAAGGACCTGGAGGCGGTCCACGCGCTGTACACGTCCAGCGGCGACCACATGCTGATGGCCGAAGTCCGGGCCGCCGACGGCGACGCGCTCGGCGAAGTCATCAGCGACGGGATTCACGGCATCGACGGCGTCACCGCCGCCCATCCCTCGTTCCTGCAGGAGCGACTCAAGTAG
- a CDS encoding type II toxin-antitoxin system HicA family toxin, which yields MGRRTFSGGEVVRVLVNHGGFEWRRTTGDHVQLYYEHPTNDDDQRQVTVPLHDELRTGTLRGIAESAGARDFDAFCEWVDRNA from the coding sequence ATGGGGCGGCGAACGTTCTCCGGTGGCGAGGTCGTGCGCGTCCTCGTCAACCACGGCGGCTTCGAATGGCGTCGAACGACCGGCGACCACGTGCAACTGTACTACGAGCATCCGACGAACGACGACGACCAGCGACAGGTGACCGTCCCGCTGCACGACGAACTCCGCACGGGGACGCTCCGCGGCATCGCGGAGAGCGCGGGCGCACGTGATTTCGACGCGTTCTGTGAGTGGGTCGACCGCAACGCGTAG
- a CDS encoding type II toxin-antitoxin system HicB family antitoxin gives MASSTRNGEAHEDEIRLWREDGWWVAEDVETGVTTQGETREDALANLDDAVSLHEDDVGREPTSEELRELGVDPADNETGNDEPPDVLD, from the coding sequence ATGGCGAGTTCCACGCGGAACGGCGAGGCCCACGAGGACGAAATTCGCCTCTGGCGTGAGGACGGCTGGTGGGTCGCCGAGGACGTCGAAACCGGCGTTACGACGCAGGGCGAGACTCGGGAGGACGCGCTGGCGAACCTCGACGACGCCGTTTCGCTCCACGAGGACGACGTCGGTCGGGAGCCGACTTCCGAGGAACTCCGAGAACTCGGCGTCGACCCCGCTGACAACGAGACCGGCAACGACGAACCGCCGGACGTGCTTGACTGA
- a CDS encoding SRPBCC family protein encodes MATFERELRVHAPLADVWAFHSTIDGLRSLTPDWLNLRVEEIERPDDEPEAHVLTAGTRIHASVQPFGVGPRQTWVSHITAREEGEDTAYFVDVMEEGPFPEWEHTHLFYADGDETLIRDHVEYRAPVGGIGDEAARLGLAPMFWYRHRRTRDILDGP; translated from the coding sequence ATGGCGACCTTCGAGCGGGAGTTGCGGGTTCACGCGCCGCTTGCCGACGTGTGGGCGTTCCACTCCACTATCGACGGCCTGCGGTCGTTGACGCCGGACTGGCTCAACCTCCGCGTCGAGGAAATCGAGCGCCCGGACGACGAACCCGAGGCCCACGTCCTCACGGCGGGCACGCGGATTCACGCGTCCGTGCAGCCGTTCGGCGTCGGGCCGCGGCAGACGTGGGTCTCGCACATCACCGCCCGCGAGGAGGGCGAGGACACCGCGTACTTCGTGGACGTGATGGAGGAGGGACCGTTCCCCGAGTGGGAGCACACGCACCTGTTCTACGCGGACGGCGACGAGACGCTGATTCGGGACCACGTCGAGTACCGCGCGCCGGTCGGCGGTATCGGCGACGAGGCGGCGCGTCTCGGGCTCGCGCCGATGTTCTGGTACCGCCACCGCCGGACGCGCGACATCCTGGACGGGCCGTAG
- a CDS encoding DICT sensory domain-containing protein: MADEATPPLSDIVDRVDERALTLTLYNVDAPRSVLQAIQSYFAVQSVDLRRAATDDGIPRNFVVLHDDSEFVAASSLQSLYRVVQPDSPLIDVSAPEEIEYPELFRHIDRSVFTDYGRDRMVVASREIESSAHQLGGTLHAGFQRLSNLRPQYRLYERLAAAGVDTHIYGRPNWDVPTDAHTIHAYEDDEITNTWFVVLDADSDEDKRALLAEERDDDQFYGFWTFDADIVDTILARLDVFPATGPV, encoded by the coding sequence ATGGCTGACGAGGCTACTCCACCGCTATCTGACATCGTCGACCGCGTCGACGAGCGCGCGCTCACGCTGACGCTGTACAACGTCGACGCGCCGCGGTCCGTGCTGCAGGCCATCCAGTCGTACTTCGCGGTGCAGTCGGTGGACCTGCGGCGCGCCGCCACCGACGACGGCATCCCGCGGAACTTCGTCGTGCTCCACGACGACAGCGAGTTCGTCGCGGCGTCGTCGTTGCAGTCGCTGTACCGTGTGGTCCAGCCGGACTCCCCGCTCATCGACGTCTCCGCCCCCGAGGAAATCGAGTACCCGGAACTGTTCCGCCACATCGACCGGTCAGTATTCACCGACTACGGCCGCGACCGGATGGTCGTCGCGTCCCGCGAAATCGAGTCGAGCGCCCACCAGCTCGGTGGGACGCTGCACGCGGGCTTCCAGCGGCTGTCGAACCTGCGGCCGCAGTACCGGCTCTACGAACGGCTCGCGGCCGCAGGCGTCGACACCCACATCTACGGCCGGCCGAACTGGGACGTGCCGACCGACGCCCACACGATTCACGCCTACGAGGACGACGAAATCACGAACACGTGGTTCGTCGTGCTCGACGCCGACAGCGACGAGGACAAGCGCGCGCTGCTCGCCGAGGAGCGCGACGACGACCAGTTCTACGGCTTCTGGACGTTCGACGCGGACATCGTCGACACGATTCTCGCCCGGCTCGACGTATTCCCGGCGACCGGGCCCGTGTAG
- a CDS encoding NAD(P)/FAD-dependent oxidoreductase, with translation MTHVIVVGGGPAGLSAALFTAKNDLETTVFDTDETWMHKAHLFNYLGIDSEDGTAFLEDAREQVDEFGVDRHQGEEVTSVEQSGDGFAVTTTDGEYEADYVILATGASRDLAEDLGAAFTDDDVVDVDVDMETSVEDAYATGAMVRVEEWQAVISAGDGAAAALNILSKEKGEHYHDFDTPADAE, from the coding sequence ATGACACACGTCATCGTCGTCGGCGGCGGTCCCGCCGGCCTGAGCGCGGCGCTGTTCACGGCGAAAAACGACCTCGAAACGACCGTCTTCGACACCGACGAGACGTGGATGCACAAGGCCCACCTCTTCAACTACCTCGGCATCGACTCCGAGGACGGCACGGCGTTCCTCGAGGACGCCCGCGAGCAGGTCGACGAGTTCGGCGTCGACCGCCACCAAGGCGAGGAAGTCACGAGCGTCGAGCAGTCCGGCGACGGCTTCGCGGTGACGACCACGGACGGCGAGTACGAGGCCGACTACGTTATTCTCGCGACGGGCGCGAGCCGCGACCTCGCGGAGGACCTCGGTGCCGCGTTCACCGACGACGACGTCGTCGACGTGGATGTCGACATGGAGACGTCCGTGGAGGACGCCTACGCCACGGGCGCGATGGTGCGCGTCGAGGAGTGGCAGGCCGTCATCTCCGCCGGCGACGGCGCTGCGGCCGCGCTCAACATCCTCTCGAAGGAGAAGGGCGAACACTACCACGACTTCGACACGCCCGCGGACGCCGAGTGA
- a CDS encoding DUF447 domain-containing protein, whose translation MAEWPVALRGTTETVVTTRGPNDLWNVAALGVQAPAGAERASGDAREPRAAPEDGGAVTATTWGNTRTRRNFHREGGGYVQFVADPVVFVDAALSIREEPSPVLDAADAWVEVEAEHVDTDEDDDTRREHWELHPVESEVVRASPPTINRGFNAVVEATVAASRLDVPAYDTETLRERLRFFEDVARKCGGEREREAIQRVCEHVDGEW comes from the coding sequence ATGGCTGAGTGGCCCGTCGCGCTGCGCGGGACGACGGAGACGGTCGTGACGACGCGCGGGCCCAACGACCTGTGGAACGTCGCCGCACTAGGGGTGCAGGCGCCCGCAGGCGCCGAACGAGCGAGCGGCGACGCTCGCGAGCCGCGAGCAGCTCCCGAGGACGGAGGTGCGGTGACGGCGACGACGTGGGGGAACACGCGCACCCGCCGCAACTTCCACCGCGAGGGCGGCGGCTACGTCCAGTTCGTCGCCGACCCCGTCGTGTTCGTGGACGCCGCGCTCTCGATTCGTGAAGAGCCCTCTCCTGTGCTCGACGCCGCGGACGCGTGGGTCGAGGTCGAAGCCGAACACGTCGACACGGACGAGGACGACGACACGCGGCGCGAGCACTGGGAACTCCATCCCGTCGAGAGCGAAGTCGTCCGGGCGTCGCCACCCACCATAAACCGCGGGTTCAACGCAGTCGTGGAGGCGACGGTTGCGGCGTCGCGGCTGGACGTGCCCGCCTACGACACCGAGACGCTGCGTGAGCGCCTGCGGTTCTTCGAGGATGTCGCGCGCAAGTGCGGCGGCGAGCGCGAACGCGAGGCCATCCAGCGGGTGTGCGAGCACGTCGACGGCGAGTGGTAG
- a CDS encoding deoxyhypusine synthase encodes MTDETRDNVLPGSDGKLDTEDVRGYDFRGDFDFFEMLDAYATTGFQATHLAEGVDIVRDMREDDATVYLTFTSNIISSGLREVVAHLVREGHVDVIITTSGSLTEDVIKTAKPFKMGEWDADEAALRDEGINRLGNIFVPSDRYVWLEEYLYDFFEDFFAEEKVRTPTAFAKELGETLDDEDSVLKNAADQDVPVFCPALTDAEIGNFLYYYRQGYDSDVGIEIVDDYDSLIEEGLLADTTGLIAVGDGVPKHHAIMTNLFRGGAEYAVYISTGMEGDGSLSGAPPEEAVSWGKIKDETETNYTQIEAEATLVFPLLVAGAFERDSE; translated from the coding sequence ATGACCGACGAGACACGCGACAACGTCCTCCCGGGCTCGGACGGCAAGCTGGACACCGAGGACGTCCGCGGGTACGACTTCCGCGGCGACTTCGACTTCTTCGAGATGCTGGACGCATACGCGACCACGGGCTTCCAAGCGACGCACCTCGCGGAGGGCGTCGATATCGTTCGGGACATGCGCGAGGACGACGCCACCGTCTACCTGACGTTCACGTCGAACATCATCTCCTCGGGGCTGCGCGAGGTCGTCGCACACCTCGTCCGCGAGGGCCACGTCGACGTCATCATCACCACCTCGGGTTCCCTGACCGAGGACGTCATCAAGACCGCGAAGCCGTTCAAGATGGGCGAGTGGGACGCCGACGAGGCCGCGCTCCGCGATGAGGGCATCAACCGCCTCGGCAACATCTTCGTGCCCTCGGACCGCTACGTCTGGCTCGAAGAGTACCTCTACGACTTCTTCGAGGACTTCTTCGCCGAGGAGAAGGTGCGCACGCCCACGGCGTTCGCGAAGGAACTCGGCGAGACCCTCGACGACGAGGATTCCGTGCTGAAGAACGCCGCCGACCAGGACGTCCCCGTGTTCTGCCCCGCGCTCACCGACGCCGAAATCGGGAACTTCCTCTACTACTACCGGCAGGGCTACGACTCCGACGTCGGCATCGAAATCGTCGACGACTACGACTCCCTCATCGAGGAAGGCCTGCTCGCGGACACCACGGGCCTCATCGCGGTCGGCGACGGCGTCCCGAAACACCACGCCATCATGACGAACCTCTTCCGCGGCGGTGCCGAATACGCCGTCTACATCTCCACCGGCATGGAGGGCGACGGCTCGCTGTCGGGCGCACCACCGGAAGAAGCCGTCTCCTGGGGGAAGATCAAGGACGAAACGGAGACCAACTACACCCAAATCGAAGCCGAAGCCACGCTCGTCTTCCCGCTGCTCGTCGCCGGTGCGTTCGAGCGGGATTCGGAGTAG
- a CDS encoding thiamine pyrophosphate-dependent enzyme, which produces MSKAFSAIEEEREVERDEFTPGIEPQPTWCPGCGDFGVLKALKGAMAELGKDPEEVLLCTGIGCSGKLNSYFESYGFHTIHGRSLPVARAAKLANHDLEVVAAGGDGDGYGIGGNHFMHTARENHDMTYIVFNNEVFGLTKGQTSPTSPKGHKSKTQPHGSAKDPIRPLSMSLSAGASYVARTAAVNPNQAQEIIVEAIEHDGFSHVDFLTQCPTWNKDAKQYVPYVDVQDSDDYDFDITDRREAADLMHETEDALYEGTVLTGRYYKDEERNSYQQEKQQRGDMPEEPLAERYFDEDYDWERSHDFIERHK; this is translated from the coding sequence ATGAGCAAAGCGTTCAGCGCAATCGAAGAGGAACGGGAGGTCGAACGGGACGAGTTCACGCCCGGCATCGAGCCGCAGCCGACGTGGTGTCCTGGCTGTGGTGACTTCGGCGTCTTGAAGGCGCTGAAGGGTGCGATGGCGGAGCTCGGCAAGGATCCCGAGGAAGTGCTTTTGTGCACCGGTATCGGCTGCTCTGGGAAGCTCAACAGCTACTTCGAGAGCTACGGCTTCCACACGATTCACGGTCGCTCCCTGCCCGTGGCCCGCGCCGCGAAGCTCGCCAACCACGACCTCGAGGTCGTGGCGGCGGGCGGCGACGGTGACGGCTACGGCATCGGCGGGAACCACTTCATGCACACCGCCCGGGAGAACCACGACATGACCTACATCGTGTTCAACAACGAGGTCTTCGGCCTCACGAAGGGCCAGACGTCGCCGACGTCGCCGAAGGGCCACAAGTCGAAGACCCAGCCTCACGGGAGCGCGAAGGACCCGATTCGACCGCTCTCGATGAGCCTGTCGGCGGGCGCGTCCTACGTCGCCCGCACGGCGGCCGTCAACCCGAACCAGGCCCAGGAAATCATCGTGGAAGCCATCGAGCACGACGGCTTCTCTCACGTCGACTTCCTGACCCAGTGCCCGACGTGGAACAAGGACGCCAAGCAGTACGTCCCCTACGTCGACGTGCAGGACAGCGACGACTACGACTTCGACATCACCGACCGCCGCGAGGCGGCCGATCTGATGCACGAGACCGAAGACGCCCTCTACGAGGGCACCGTCCTCACCGGGCGTTACTACAAGGACGAGGAGCGCAACTCCTACCAGCAGGAGAAGCAGCAGCGCGGCGACATGCCCGAGGAACCGCTCGCGGAGCGATACTTCGACGAGGACTACGACTGGGAGCGCTCGCACGACTTCATCGAGCGCCACAAGTAG